The Halomonas qaidamensis genome includes the window AGACCGGGCCCAAATCACTGCAGGTGGCACGTTCCTCAACGTAAATAGTGACATCTCTAATGTACGTGCTTCACAGAGTAGCCCTGCTTTCCTGCAAGCAACAGGAGGCGCAACAGATACGTTGCCAGTGGCAGGTTCTAACGACGGCGATATGGTGCCAGGTACGCTAATCCCCTTTGCCTTTTATGCCCATCCTGTTAACGAACAGCTAGCGTTTGGTTTTGGGGTATATGCACCCTTCGGCTCGAAAACTGACTATGAAGATGGTTTCCAAGGCCGTAACCAGGGTAATTACACCGAAGTGAAAGTGATGACGGCTCAGCCAACGGTGTCTTATCGCTTCAACGAACAGTGGTCTGTGGGGGCTGGCCTTACCTATAACCGAGTAGAGGGTGAACTTCGCCGTCAGGTGCCCGTGGCAACACCGCTGGGCCTTTCTGAAGTGGATTCACGTGTGGAAGGCGATGATGAGGCCTGGGGTTATAACTTGGGTGTTATCTACCAACCTGCACCTGAAACAACATTTGGTTTAACGTACCGCTCTAAAGTAGATTTCAATCTTGATGGTAGCTTTACGGCGAACTCCCCCGTGCTGGATCAATTAGGCATAGGCACAGTGACGGATACCGCGGCGCTGGATTTAACCACGCCGGAAACTATCAACTTCTCGCTTACCCAGCAAATGAGCGACAACCTCAAACTGATGTTTGGGGCCTCTTGGGCACGTTGGAGCCGCTTTGACCAGATTTTGGTTACTGGCACCGAGCGTGGTGAGATTACTAACGAGCAGCAGAACTACTCCAATGCGTGGGCATTTTCCACCGGTGGTGAGTACCAGTTAACGCCGACGCTGGCACTACGCGCTGGGGTGGCGCTAGACTTTACGCCCACCCAGGATGAAACTCGCAGTGTGCGTATTCCCTCTGACGACCGTCGGATTTTCTCGATTGGTGCAGGCTGGAGCCCCACGCCTGATCTAACCTTGGACGTTGCCTACTCGTACCTTACCGAGCGCAGCACCCAGATTGATCAAAGCAAAACTGACAGCTTCACCGTGGCCGGTCAGCAAACGCCACCGATTACCTCCAACTACTCAGCAGACTATAAAAACGAAGCCCATGGTTTCGGTGCTCAGCTTACTTATCGCTTCTGATAGACGGTGCGTTAGCGCTATTTTGTAGATCGTTAAGAGTGACTAGCCCGGCGTAAGCCGGGTTTTTTGCGTGGCGAGCTTTTTCGGGATGGGTGCGGTAAGCGTTGGCTTTCGTTACAATGCGTCTCAGAATTCCGCCGCTGGGGCGGCTGGCGTTGGCATTTTTTAAGCCTGGGCGTCTAGCTGTCCCAGCGGCGCCTGTCTCTTTTGAACCGTGCGATACTGACCAAGGCTAGGCGATCCATGTTGGAAACTAATCCGATTCATAACCAGATCAAGGACCTGTCTGAGCGGACAGACGTTCTTAGGGGGTATCTTTGACTATGCCGAACGTAAAGATCGGTTAGAAGAAGTCTCCCGCGAGCTTGAAGATCCCAACGTTTGGAACGACCCAGACTACGCCCAAAAGCTGGGTAAAGAGCGTGCATCATTAGAAGCCATTGTGGCCACCATCGATGAGCTTGACCAGGGCTTGGCTGACAGCCGCGACCTGCTTGAACTTGCTGAGATGGAAGATGACGAAGGCACCGTTGATGAGGTGCGCAAAGAGCTTGATGGCCTGCAAGTAGCACTGGAAAAGCTCGAATTTCGCCGCATGTTTTCAGGTGAAATGGATGCTAACAACGCTTACCTCGATATTCAGTCCGGGTCGGGCGGCACCGAAGCTCAAGATTGGGCGAATATCCTATTGCGTATGTACTTACGCTGGGCTGAGAGCCACGGTTTCAAAGCAGAGATTATCGAAATTTCCGCAGGTGAAGTGGCGGGTATCAAATCAGCGTCGCTGCATATCCAAGGCGACTACGCCTTCGGCTGGCTGCGCACTGAAACCGGTGTTCACCGTTTAGTGCGTAAGAGTCCGTTTGATTCGGGCGGCCGTCGTCACACCTCATTTGCATCGGTATTTCTGTCGCCGGAAATCGACGATAGCTTTGAGGTTGATATTAATCCCTCGGATCTTCGGGTAGATACCTACCGCTCCAGTGGTGCGGGTGGTCAGCACGTTAACACCACCGACTCAGCAGTGAGGATTACCCACGAGCCGAGCGGCATTGTGGTGGCGTGTCAGAATCAGCGCAGCCAGCACGCCAACCGCGACTTCGCTATGAAGCAGTTAAAAGCGAAGCTGTGGGAACATGAAATGCAAAAGCGCAATGCGGCTAAGCAGGAAGCGGAAGACTCTAAAGCTGATATCGGTTGGGGTAGCCAAATTCGCTCATATGTACTGGACGATCAACGCATCAAAGACCTGCGCACCGGCGTTCAGTCCAGCAACTGCGACAAAGTGCTCGACGGCGATTTAGATCAGTTTATCGTCGCCAGCCTAAAGCAGGGTTTGTAAGAAGCCTCTGATTAATGTGATGAGCGCAGACCAGACAAGGCAAAAATCAACGAAAAAGCGCAGTTTACGGGTTGTAAATGAGCATTTTGAGGCGATTTTTAACGCAGTATGGTCAAGCGCAATAGTTAATCAGGGGGTTCGTCATCTTTTTAGCGTTTGAACATGAACAGGGTGCCCAATGGCTAACCAAGACGCGTCTTCTCTCGATAACGAAAACCACCTAATCGCTGAGCGCCGTGCCAAGCTCGCAGCTCGCCGTGAGCGCGCCGCTGAGCAGGGTAAGAGCGCTTTCCCGAACGATTTTCGCCGTGACAGTCTCACGGTTGAGCTACACAACCTGCTAGGCGAAAAGGATAAAGCGGAGCTTGAAGCGCTTGATCATCAAGCGTCGGTGGCTGGGCGCGTCATGCGTCAGCGTGGCCCATTTATCGTGATTCAAGACGTGGCCGGCCAGATCCAGCTGTATGTGGACAAGAAGGGGCTGCCTGCCGACCTGCTTGAGGACATCAAGGGATGGGATATCGGTGACATCGTCGCCGCACGTGGCCCTGTGCATAAGTCGGGTAAGGGCGATTTGTACGTGATGATGAGAGAGGCGCAGCTGCTGACCAAGAGCCTACGCCCGCTGCCGGATAAGTTTCACGGCCTGACTGACCAGGAAGCGCGCTATCGTCAGCGCTACGTTGACCTGATCATGAACCCGCAGTCACGTAAGGTGTTTGAGACCCGCGCGGCGGTGATTAGCTCCATGCGTCGTTTCTTTGAAGCCCGCGGCTTTATGGAGGTTGAAACGCCGATGCTGCAGCCAATCCCAGGCGGCGCGGCGGCACGGCCGTTTATTACCCACCATAATGCGCTGGATATTGATATGTATCTGCGCATTGCGCCTGAGCTTTACCTCAAGCGCCTAGTGGTGGGTGGTTTCGAGAAAGTGTTTGAAATAAACCGTAATTTCCGTAACGAAGGGCTATCTACGCGGCATAACCCTGAGTTTACCATGGTCGAATTCTATTGGGCCTACGCGGATTATCGCGATCTGCTCGATATGACTGAAGCCATGCTGCGCACTGCGGCCCAAGAAGTGCTGGGCACCACCACTATTGTGTATCAAGGCGCTAGCTACGACTTCGGCCAGCCTTTCCATCGCCTGACGCTACGCCAAGCGATTTTGGATCATGGCGACGGCATCACCGATGAAGATCTGGAGTCGCTGGAAGCCGCACAAGCCGTTGCAGCAACGCTGGGTATTAAAGTAAAGCCGAGCTGGGGGCTGGGCAAAATTCAGACCGAGATCTTCGAAGAAGTGGCTGAGCACAAGCTGGACCAGCCGACGTTCATCACCGAATACCCAGCAGAAGTAAGCCCGCTGGCGCGCCGTAATGACGCCAACCCATTTGTTACCGATCGGTTTGAGTTCTTTGTTGGTGGCCGAGAAATTGCTAATGGCTTCTCGGAGCTTAATGACGCCGAAGATCAGGCTGAGCGCTTCCGTGAGCAGGCAGCCGAGAAAGATGCCGGTGATCTGGAAGCAATGTATTTTGACGCTGACTACGTGCGCGCGTTGGAGTATGGCTTACCGCCAACGGCGGGAGAGGGAATTGGTATTGATCGCTTGGTGATGCTGTTTACCGATAGCCCCTCTATTCGAGACGTACTGCTGTTCCCAGCGATGCGTCCCGAAGTCAGCGAGTAACGGCTTCGCAGTCTACCGAAAGACGCCTTTAGACAATGGCGTGCGGCACAAAGCAGCTCGAGTCCTTGGTAATTCTGCCAACGTCTTCACGAATACCAATGCCGCACGCCCTGTCACCCACTACCCAACTGCCGATCAGGGCATGCCGTTCGCCAAAGCGCGGTAGTGGGTGGTAGGCCTGCAGAATACGCGGGTTGTCGGTATAGGGGCCATCAACGGCTTCGTACTGTCCACTCGTGGTTATCAGCTCAATATTGCTCCCTTCCCGAGAGAAAAATGGTTTGCGCACCCAGCCGGGAGCCAGCGACGTGCCATCACTGGTGTCAAAATACGCCGGTAGCAGATTAGGGTGGCCCTCATTCCATTGCCAGAGCAACGGCAGAATACCCTTATTGCTGAGGATCGCTTTCCACGGTGGTTCGAACCAGTGGGTTTTCATTTTGGGTAGCAGCTCACCAAAAGCGTCATCACTCATTTCTTCCCAAGGGTAGAGCTTAAACAGCGCACGGATGGGCCGATTTTCCAAGTCTACAAAACAGCGGTGATCTGTGTCGGGTTGATAGCCGATATCTTCGATATGAACAAAAGGAGCGTTAAGACCTGCCTGTAAAGCACAGTCTTGCAAATAGGCAACTGTAGCGCGATCTTCTTCATGGGCTTTGATAGAAGCGAAGTGTAGTGACGGAGGTGCCGATGTGTCCCGCTCAAGGCGCTGCCCAATGTGGGCGAAGGCTGCAATCAGACGCTCTTGAATCGAGTTGAATTGATCGGCATGAGCAGGCAGCAGGCGTTGTTCGATCACCTGCTCAAGCCACAGCCACTGAAAGAAGCCAGCCTCGTAAATGCTGGTGGGCGTATCGTAGTTAAGCTCTAGCAGTTTGGCAGGCCCATTACCGCTGTAGGCAAAGTCCATACGCCCATACAGGTGAGGTTGTCCACTGCGCCAGGAGTCACGAATAACACCCCACATCCTTTCAGGAATGTTCAGCTGATGGAGAAGAGCATCGGACTGACAAACCCTGTCCACGGCATCCATACACATCTCGTGTAGCGCTTCGGTGGGGTCTTCGATGTCTTGTTCAATCTGTTCCAGCGTGAACTGGTAATAGGCATCCTCGGTCCAGTAGGGCTCCCCTTCAATCGTATGGAAGTGAAACCCTAACTGGTGCGCTAGCTCGCGCCATTGAGGGCGTTCAGGGATGGCAACGCGCAACATAAAGCGGCTCCTTGCTAGCACAGGTGAGGGCGACGGAAGAGGTTAAGCGAACTAAGGTTAGCTTAGGAGCCAAATCCACCCCGTGCGCTGGAGCGCGAGCCGAACCCAGAGCGTTGAGTCGCTCGCTGATTGGACTGCATTGTCGATGATCGGAAAGCCTGATTACGTTGTTCCACCCGTGACGAAGCGGAAGACGATGCAGCGTTCCAGTCGCCGCGATTCTGGCGGGTGCGGTAGACCGGCTCTTGATACAGGCTTTGTACCCGTGCGCCATTGCGGTTAGCCATCATGTTGCCAACCATATAGCCCATCAGCGCGGGGCCAAACCAACTGCCACCTTGGCCCTGCTGAGCCGATTGAGGTGGTGGCTCACAGGCCCCTTCGCCATGTACCTGTTCGCAAGCTTCTAAGGAATCAAAGCGCGGAACCGCTTCAACGGCTGCGGTAAACGCCGCCTCACAAGCGGTACGCGTGTAAAGCTCGTCTGCTACGCACTCATCTACGTTCTGGTAGGCCTTGGGTTCGGAGAAGTTGACGTCCGACAGCGTGTCTTGCGGCGCGGATGACTGCCCGCAGCCGGCTAACGCGGCTGTGCCGGCCGCGCCCATTAAAGCCAGGGTCAGCCGAGAACTGCGTTTGCGGCGAGGTGGCTGGTTAGATGATTGCATTGAAACCTCCCGTTACCAGATCATGGACGCTGCGTTGAGCAGGCCAACCGCGATAGCGACGGTCGCCGCGAAAATGCCGTATGCCATATGGCCATCGGTAATATGTCCGGAAAGGCTCTGACCTTTGCTTTTCAGTACCAGCTTGATAGCAAAGAAGGTAACGATTTGTACGATAAAGGCGATGATGCCCCAGGCGATAAAATCAATGAAGCTCACGCTGTTCGCCATAGCGCTGTAGAGCGGTATGGTAAAGCCTAGTGTGGCGCCACCAAAGGCAGTTGCTGCAGCGGCGTTGCCTTCTTGAATCAACTTCCATTCGTGATGAGGGGTAATCTTGCTGTATGCGACCATGAACGCTACCAGCAGGATGGCCGCAGTGATCAAGTAGGCGAAAAACGCTGGTAGGCCTGCCAAGTACATACCGATATTGCCCATTATCGTTTCCTTTTTTAGTCGTCAATCGTAGGTGGTAAATCGTACGCCGTGGATCGCAATCAGTGTGCTTCGATAATCAGCGCACTGATATCAATGCCCAGGCTAGTGACTAACTGATAGCTGCCTTCCAACTCATCGGCTTCAGCGCTTAGTAGGATATATTCAAAGCGCTCTGAGGCCTGATCATGGCGCTCATAAAGCATGCAGTGGTGCATGACGTGGGATATACCGCTGCCATCGGCGCGGGTCACCGTTTCTTCAAGCACTACCGGTGCTGACCATTCGCTATTTTCAGCGCCCCAGACGCGCTGATAGCGTTTCAGGTCGTCTTGAGTCTCACTGTCGGTTTCCAGCGTAAAGCGCTGTTGGCCGAGTGGATGAGACGGCGTCTGGCTATCCGGTTGATTGATCAAACCATCAAACTCAAGGTTAGAAACGTGTTGCGACGACAAGAAGTCGAACAGTTTGTATTCAAACACCTTGCCATTGGCAATGGAGGCCTGAATCCAGGTGTCATTTTCCAGATAAAAGCGCGCGAGTTGTTCACCTTGGCCGAGTTCGACGACGCCGACCGCGGCTATTTCTTGGGTCTCACCGCTCCAGCTGGCATCAAAATTCAGGCTATCAAACGCTTTCAGCGACAGCATATTGAGCGACACCATGCCACCAAGCCGCAGGCCGTTAAAATCGTCTGGGGTCATGCCTGCTGGCAGGCCGCTAGAACGCTGGGCAGTTTCGCTGGTGTGTTTTTGTTGCACGCTTTTACTGTTGGCACGAAATAACGATTTAAGTGAACCAAGCATGGTGATGAATCTCCATAAAGCGGCTGGGTGTCATGACAGCAAAGATGAAAAGTGGGCCGACGTCAGACGCTCATAGGCCATGTAATACAGCACATCGCCGTCACTCAGCTCACGGGAAGACGGTGGGTTGAGCATATTCGCTTCGTCACTAATGGAGGTGACGCCAAGCAAGGTGGCATTATGCGCTTCCTTGGCTAAGGCGAATAATTGGCCAAACGTGCTGCCTTTGGGAATGTCTTGCAGCTGCGTTTGGTACTGAGTGGCCCCATGGTTCACGGCGAGCAGCTCATTAACGACGCGGCTAATGCCAGCATCGGTGGCTGATCGCACCAGCATTTCTAGCGCCATGGCTTCAGTGCATTCGATGCCAGGTAGCGTGCGCCGCAACATCGCTGCGGTATTAGGGTTTTCGCAGTGGGCAACGATGTGGCAACCAGGAGATTTCAGGCTATAAGCGGAAAGCGCTACGGTGGCCACGCGTTCATCGCTGCCATCATAGATAATAATACGGCTAGCATTTTCAACACCGGCGCGTTTGAGCAGCGCCATATTGGCGAAGCTATCACCCTTGACGAATTTTAGATCGCCCGGGCGTGGGTTGTTGATGTCTTTGGTGACACACAGCACGATTTCATCGGGTAGCTGCCGATCAGCTTTGAGAATATCAATGATCTTTTCAGTGGTTTCTCCATGCCAGCCGAGCACTACCGTGTGACCAGTAAGATCGCTGTAATCGCCTTTTCCTTGCATTTGCTGCCTCCAAAAGTTGCCCACCGTAACGGTTGCCTTACCGATCAGGGCAGCAAATAGTGAAATGCCGCCCGGAATTAGGTAAAACACAGCGATCAGCTGCCCAGCAGTTGAGCTTGGTGAGAAATCCCCATAGCCCACGGTAGACGCTGTAACGACGTAAAAATACAGCCACAACGACAGTGAACCCGTGACCTCTTCGCCGGTGAGCCCCATGAGCAGCCACGAGGTTGTCATATGAGCCAGCGCCAACAGCAGCAGAAACGTCCAACTGACGTTAATAGTAGAGGCTTTTAAAACTTTCAGTAGCCGTTGTAGCACTGGCATGGCGTCACTCTTCCTTGTGTTCAGGCGGTAGTGTTAACGCTGGCACTCAGTTTCCAGCATTTTGCTTGGCTTTTAGGCGAGCAAGCACATCGCTTCCTGAGGTTTGCTGTTTGCCGATACCCGCTTGAGAAAGACGCGCTTCCAAGTCGGCCCCAGACTCCTGGGCTTGCAGTGATTCGCCAATTTTGAGCTTTTCAGCCTGCAGTGCCTGGCGCTCTTTAATGCGCTCCAGAGAGGCAACAGCGCTGCTCATGCTGGCATTTTGACCAGCGTGTTGAGATGCCACGGCAGCCTGCGCCTTTTGTGCAGCTTCAGTCGCCTTAACGTGAGACATCTGCTGCTCAACGCGGCGGATTTCACCCTTCGATTTAGCAATAGTCGACTTTAATGCTTCGATGGTGCCATCGTACTGGGTGACATTGGCCTGAGCGATTTCGCGCTCACTTTCCAAGCGGGCAATTTCGCCGGCAACTTCCTCAGCTAGGCTCTGTTCACCTTTCTCAAGTGCAGCCATAGCGCTTTTTTCATACTCAGCCATTTTATCGGACAGTGCATCGACTTCTTTTGCAGCAAGATTGCGTCTGGCCATGATGGTAGTAAGCTCTTCATTAGCTCGATTCATTGCCGTTTTAGCGTCACGTAGTTCTTGTTCCATGATACGAATCCCCTGACTATCGACAATCGCTTCGCCGGTTTCAGTGGCTTTGCCGCGTAGGGCGGTAAACATTTTGCGTAGTAACATTGGGTAACTCCTTAAGACGAACCAATCCGACGCTTGCACGCAGGACGAACAACCGGTTGATACTGAATCACATGAGCAATCAGTCGATTAAATCGGCAATTTCCAGTGCGGCCTGAGCACAGGCTTCAACTTCCGCACTGATCGCTTCGAGCTTGCAATCTGCAAATAGTTGGCCATAAACCACGTAGTAATCTTCGTCACCAAGGGTGTGAATGCCAACACTGACCAGTGGTAAGGCCATGCCCAAACGTAGCAAAGCATCATTGAAGGTGTTGATATCTTCAACAGCGCTGGTAGGGGCCACTTCGCTCATTACCAGCCACTCTTCGTCGGAATACGTTAGGGTAACAGGTAAGTCACCGTAGTCCTTGAGCGTAAACACCAGTGAGTCATTGTCTTGGTCGAGTGCGATATCAGCGTTAGGCCAATTCAGCTCATTCTGTTCCACGCTGAGTTTAATCGCTTCGAGTCGTGTTTGAGTGTTCATTGAGCGTATCCTAATTTGCTTTCCAACACAGGCTTGTAACGGCCTGTGTTGCTAAGTAACAGTAAGTCGTTAAACCTAAATACTGCCTCATTTTACGCATTGAAACGATATTGCGTCTGCACCGATGGCAAACTAATCCGTTAGCACCCATAATGATCAACGTTTCGACGGCGAGGAGAATCCCATGAAACTGCTAAATCGCTCTGCCCTGAGCGTCAGGCCGACCCAGACCTTCGTGGACTGGATCAATGCGCTCGAACCCACCATGGGAGACGACGACCTGACCCTGGACGACGTCGAACGTGAAAGCACGGTGTACCTTATCCCCGAGATGGATACCCCAGAAGCGCTTGAGACGTTCGTGCGTGAGCGCTACGCAGAAATCCTGGAGACCGAGCTGCGTGCTTGGGAAGAGGATGAGCGCCAATGGCCGGAAAAGCTCGACTGGTCACTGTTTCAAGCATTTGTTCGCATTGAGCATAGCTATCTTGCGATTGATCTTGACGATGAAACCGCACTTGAGATTTCTGACGTTGATGACGCACTGCTGCTCGATAACGAGCAAGACTAGCGTATTGGCGTCTTGATATATGCGCATTGTAGAACCGGCTCCGGCCGGTTTTGCTGTTTTTAATGGTGCTGTTTAGGAACTGTCCACCATGAGATTGTTTGAAACTCGTGCCGGTGACGATGGTTTGCCAGGGCCTGCGCGTGCGCTAGCCGTGCTGGCGCTAGTCACAGGCACGTTGATGGCGGTGGTTGATACCACCATGATCAACCTAGCTCTCCCGACGATAGCCGCTGATCTTAATGTGCCTGCCTCCAGAGCGGTATGGATCACTAATTTATTCCAAGTGGTCTGCGCGGCGTTCTTATTAGTGTTTGCAGGCATAAGTGAGCTGATTACCCGCAGGCGGCTCTATTTGTTCGGTTTGGCTACTTTTGTTTTCGCGGCGTTAGGGGCGGCGCTGTCGCGTAATTTAGAAACGCTACTGGTATTTCGAGCTTTACAGGGGTTAGGGGCGGCGGCCACGCTGTCCATTGGCCCGTCGCTGTATCGGGCAATTTTTCCGTCACGCTTGTTGGGCAGCGCGCTGGGGCTCAGCGCGTTAGTGGTGGCCGGTGGCTACGCGGCAGGGCCAACATTAAGCGGCGTTATCCTCTCGTTTGCCGACTGGCCTTGGTTGTTCGCACTTAATGTTCCCCTTGGCGTGTGTTCCTTATGGCTTGCCTGTCGCGCATTGCCCCGCGATAAACCGCGCCAGGGCAGCTTTGATGTGCTGGGTGCGTTGCTCTCTATGCTGATGCTAGCGAGCTTCTTTCTCGCCATGGATGCGGTGGGCCACGCTGCACCGCTATGGCAAAGCAGTGGCTGGGCAGTGGTAGCTGTGCTGGCTTGTGCGCTGTTTATTCAACGCCAGCGCTACGCATCTTATCCGCTGCTGCCGCTGAGCATCTTTGCTGAAAGGCGCTTTACATTAGCCGTTTCAGCCTCGGGCTTAGCGTTTATCGGCCAAGGGTTAACGTTTGTTGCGCTGTCATTTTTTTACCAGGAGCAGATGGGGTTCTCGCCGCTGGAAACGGCGTGGTTGTTCACCCCTTGGCCACTAGCGATTATGGTGGTCGGCCCCCTGGCAGGCCGCTTAGCTGACCGGGTCAATCCCAGTGTGCTTTCAAGCGCAGGCTTAATGCTGCTGATGATGGGATTAGTGGCGCTCGCGCTGGTGGATGAATCCACTGGAGTAGCAGGCAGTCTGTGGCGCACCGCTTTATGTGGTATTGGGTTTGGTCTATTTCAGCCACCGAATAACCGCGAAATGATGGGTAGCTTGCCGCCTGAGCGTAGCGCTAATGTCTCTGGCGTGATGAGCACCACTCGTACCGTTGGCCAATCGTTTGGCGTGGCATTGGTGGGGGCAGCACTGGCGTTGGGTTCTCCAATGCAAGTTACCCTATGGTTAGGGGCGGGCACCACGCTGCTAGCGCTGGTAGCCAGCCTTTCTCGAGTGGCGTTAGCTCAGCGTGCTCTCAATGAGCGGCGGGCATCGTCTGTTAGCAAGTAACGGCGTACAATAAGGCAATGGCTGACTGAAGGAGAGAGTACTCATGGCGATGCAGACACAGATTGAGCAGAAGTTAGCGGCGTTAACGCCCGACGTGCTGCACGTAGAAAACGAAAGCCACATGCATAACGTGCCGGCTAATTCTGAGACGCACTTTAAAGTGACGCTAGTCAGCGACAACTTTGATGGCATGATGCCGGTAAAGCGGCATCAGCAAATTTATGCACTGCTCGCCGATGAGCTGTCTGGCCCAGTACATGCGTTGGCGCTACATCTGTACACCCCAAAAGAGTGGCAGGCACGTGGTGGCGAACGCCCTAACTCGCCTAACTGCCGTGGCGGTGGGCAGTGACACCAGAGGCTGTTCGCAGACAATATTTGGAGGCGATGGGCATCACTGTCTGGGCATCCAAATATCAGCTACCCCATGCGTGCCCCACAGAGGCGTGCGAGTGGGAGGATGCGCCGGTTGCCACTCCACCACGAGAGCGGCTTCACGCGCTATTGGACGATGCACCTGCACCGCGCCCGCGTAGCCAGTCACCGGTTATCAATAGCGCTTCCAGAGCGGCTAGTACTGGCTCCTCTTCGGCCCCTGCGGCAGTGCGCGCGCTGCTTGGTCAACCGCCTGTACCTGACAGCAAGCCAGCCGTAGCCACGGTTACTTCGACACAGGAAAATTTTACGGCTGAAAGGTCTGTGCAGGAAAGTTCTGGGCAGGAAGGTTCTGTGCAGGAAGGTTCTACACAGGAAAGTTCTTTACAGATAAATTCTGTGCAGGGGAGTTCTACGCAGCAAGAACAGGCTGTTAGCAAAGCTAAACCGTTAACATTCGGTCTTTCTTGTGTTTGTGTGGGCGGGCGCTGGTTAAGTCTCCATGAGGGTGAAATAACGCCTGTTGAGCAGCAGCTACTGGCCAATATGCTACGAGCGGCGGGAGTGTTGAGCGGCGAGATGCCTGTGGTGACATACTTTAAATGGCCACCGATGGCGAATGCCTTTACACCAGAAGAGCCATTGGAAGAAGCACAGGACGGGATGGCTGCCTTTATTGCAGGTGCTGCAGGCAGGCAAGGGTGGCAGTTGGAGCGCCTGCTATGGTGGGGCGCTGACGAATTACCCGACGATTCACCCCTGGTGCGGGTTATGGCGGTTAGCCAGCAGCATAGCCAAACGTTGTCGCTGCCCGTGTGGCAAGGTCCTGCTCTGAATACAATTGCCCAGCATGGGAGTACCAAACGTGAGCTTTGGCCTGAGCTTGCCTCGCTTGGCAAACAGTGGCGTAGTGAGGCCAACTGCTAGTGATACGCCAATTAAGTATTGCTGACAGCGCTGAGCTACAGGCATTAGAAGCACAAGCTAACAGTGGTATAGGCTTGCCACATCTTCGCAATGCGTTAGCAGACGCGAATTCACAGGTAATTGGTTACTGGCAGCAAGAACCATTGATTGGCTATGCCATGGTGGCTCGTTTGCCGTTTGAAGCAGAGCTTCAAGCGATTGGGGTGCTTCCCCAGGAGCAAGGCCAGAGAGTCGGCTATAAACTGCTTAGTGAAGTGGTTGCCTGCGCAAGGCAGTGGCAAAGCGAGCGCTTATTGCTGGAAGTGCGGGTAAGTAATCAGCGCGCAATAAAGCTCTATCGACATTATGGGTTTCATGAAGATGGACGTCGCCGAAACTACTACCCGGCTGCACAGGGCGAGGCCGGGCGAGAAGATGCGTTATTGATGTCGCTGTTGCTTTAAGAAATGCTATCGCTGTCCATGTTTTCAAACTTGCTGAGCACGCCCTGTAGCCGACGCTCCCACTCCTCACGCTCCTGTTTAAGCTGGGCGTTTTCGCTACGCAGCTCTTCATTTTCAAGCTTCATCAATTCCAACGCCTCTACGGTGTCGGTGACTTTCTGTTCCAACTGGTTAAATAACTCAAGGCTCATGCCTACCTCCAGCAATGTCGACAGGCACATTGCCTGTCATAACGGGGATGAAATCGTAATTCAGTTGGGCGAGCGTAACGCCGCTGCAAGATGGCGGCAAGCGCAGTTTACACGGGTTTACGAACGTAGAGCCGGGCAGCGCTTTCCCCAGCTTGAGTTTCTCGGTACAGCTGCCAATTAGCAGGCACCTCCGGAGAGAGCGAATTTTCAGTTTCTAGGTAGATCATGGCTTCGTCGGTCAGCCAGTTATTTGCTTCTAACATAGCGCAGCAGGACGCTGCCAAGCCTTGATAGAAGGGCGGATCAAGAAAAATCACGTCACTAGGTTGACTAGGTTGATCAAGAAATAT containing:
- a CDS encoding BolA family protein, which translates into the protein MAMQTQIEQKLAALTPDVLHVENESHMHNVPANSETHFKVTLVSDNFDGMMPVKRHQQIYALLADELSGPVHALALHLYTPKEWQARGGERPNSPNCRGGGQ
- the rimI gene encoding ribosomal protein S18-alanine N-acetyltransferase, which produces MIRQLSIADSAELQALEAQANSGIGLPHLRNALADANSQVIGYWQQEPLIGYAMVARLPFEAELQAIGVLPQEQGQRVGYKLLSEVVACARQWQSERLLLEVRVSNQRAIKLYRHYGFHEDGRRRNYYPAAQGEAGREDALLMSLLL
- the zapB gene encoding cell division protein ZapB, producing MSLELFNQLEQKVTDTVEALELMKLENEELRSENAQLKQEREEWERRLQGVLSKFENMDSDSIS